From the genome of Rhododendron vialii isolate Sample 1 chromosome 10a, ASM3025357v1:
GGTTCTTGGGCTGGGTTTGGTCCATTTGTGTATGGGTTGAGCCCTtttaggtgttttgggcttAGCCCATGGGGTGTTGTGGCTTTGTCCCAAGTCCCAactgtgtttgtttgttttttttcatccaatatttggttggattcccctccccttcccccaacttgatgtaccctctgtcaagtttcttaataaaatgttacttttgcctatcaaaaaaaagatagcAATTTGGGAAATTCCACAATTATGAATATCGATTGTTAGCAAAGTGTCTAAGAAGTGTCATCACGTATTGATGTTCTAGTCATGGACACCGAAGAAGTGTTAGATAGATTACAAAAAGGTGTCAGACACATGTATGAACTAAGATTTTTATTCCTTACCAGtggacaagaaaaataaaaaaagagagtacgAGACACATGTCCATGAGTATCCTAGAAGTGTTCGACACATGTCGGACATGACACGTCGCCCATGCTTCTTACGCCAAAATTGTATATATGCAGTTATTATATCACTATGAAGGTGAAGCAATTTCTTTCTGACACACCTGCCGCTGAAATTTCTATGTCACAGCCAAGGCAAAAGTCATTTGCACTAACCTCTACAAGTTTGGTGACCTTCAGCTTTGAAGATAAGAGATAATTGTCAATTTTCTCTTGGGACTGAGGAATATGAGCCCCTTGGACGCTTCCAGTCACTTTATCAACCACTTTCTTCACAATAGCCTTGTATGACTCTCTGTTAATTTCACCTTCCTTCCACTTTGGTTTCAGAATCTCCTTAACGAACTCCGCAAGTGCAAACTTAAATGCCCGGATGGCCTTCCCATTACTCTTTTTCTCGCCTTCATCAATCCTACCATCTCCATTCACATTCTCCAATGACCCATTCTCCTGTGCTTTTTTGCTTTCCTCCACTGTCGTTCCATTGTTTCCCTCAACAGTAGGAGAAGACAATAAATCTTTTGATGGTACTTCTCGTTGATCACCAACAATGACTTTTCCTTCCGAAGGACTTGGCAATAATTCTCCAAGGGTTAGGTTATTATGGCATTGAACTGGCTCAATGCTATCAATTAGAGGATCATACTGCCTATCAAAACCAGTAACGGAACTGGGCGACACATTTGTAATTGACTTTGGGGGATTGGGAACAGAACCTAAATGAGGCAGTTGGTGAACATTTCCATGTAACTGAGACAAAGCTGAAAGGTTGGCAAATTGTGAAAGTTGCTCCCTGCTTAAAATGTTTTGAGTTGGTAAAATTTTAGTAGGGAGTCCTGATTTGTTACCACTTACAGCATCAGGTTTGCCAAGTGATTTTCCATCCTCAAAAAGTGGTCGATTTTCTGCACTGATAGTAATTTTACCTCTAGGACCATAAAGAGGTAATGTATGCTGATTTTGTCCTCCTGGAAAGGTGCTTGGAACAGGATAATCACTTGAAATAGAACCTGGGTCTTCCTTTGAACTTGGTTtcaattgaaaataagattttccAGATACCATTGGTGGGATAGTTGCAACAACTTGATGCTTCTGACCAAACATTTCCCCAGTTATGACTTGTAGATCCGTTTGTAAAGACGGCAGAGTAGGAACTACAGATTGTGTTGTCTGGGCAATTTGACCACTGTCTTGTTTAAGAATGCAGCTTGAAGATTGCCCAGGATTCCATGGGGAAGAAACTTCCATATCAGCAAACCAATCTTGAGCACCCTTTAATTCACAGACAACCAAACTTGCAATACTTTCATCTTTTGGCTGAAGACACTCCCTTGAACAATGACCATTCTGTTCCATTGCAGAATATTTTGGATCAACGTTTGACACAGGACAATCACTAGTTGCAAAAGAACCTGCATCTTCTCTCGAAACTTTTGTTGAATGGAAATAAACATTGTCAGATGTCAT
Proteins encoded in this window:
- the LOC131303792 gene encoding uncharacterized protein LOC131303792 isoform X1 translates to MSRSGRTRSSKSDTKEDYPGDTQHGIRRRKPGDSFCYNKSQTRKHFPQLDCVSDSERNGVEYSNKSDREFPDAALAWNRDGSYSTKMSPGLEDRRQQYHSHSPRTGLGRSYGSRSRSRSPPGGLSRESGVHGRNNAAQTCRDFAAGRCRRGDHCPYLHQGDREYEDRRCTDEGWTNSWKSRDKMEDRREYLQSIGRSNDLCSDFIKGKCYKGKSCRFSHNVASGKDSGKEVFLGRENFGSRHACFDHSRLQEPDKRGDIPCIYFAVGNCRKGKFCRFSHDGKTENPNDKSQDDWRRPSSDSDVVEQTGEHLRQRGAILSDHAKLLEWDEDIYGKVGAHEHRDATYPRDGRWVGSFNIGNRSLGHPPNNSGAVDCNHTEYLQPNNRTTAGSGGVESNGAESWFADMEVSSPWNSRQSSGHVVKEESGQIGQTTFKSFQMYEQNITGEMLGQKHQAIAATPSMTSDNVYFHSTKVSREDAGSFATSDCPVSNVDPKYSAMEQNGHCSRECLQPKDESIASLVVCELKGAQDWFADMEVSSPWNPGQSSSCILKQDSGQIAQTTQSVVPTLPSLQTDLQVITGEMFGQKHQVVATIPPMVSGKSYFQLKPSSKEDPGSISSDYPVPSTFPGGQNQHTLPLYGPRGKITISAENRPLFEDGKSLGKPDAVSGNKSGLPTKILPTQNILSREQLSQFANLSALSQLHGNVHQLPHLGSVPNPPKSITNVSPSSVTGFDRQYDPLIDSIEPVQCHNNLTLGELLPSPSEGKVIVGDQREVPSKDLLSSPTVEGNNGTTVEESKKAQENGSLENVNGDGRIDEGEKKSNGKAIRAFKFALAEFVKEILKPKWKEGEINRESYKAIVKKVVDKVTGSVQGAHIPQSQEKIDNYLLSSKLKVTKLVEVSANDFCLGCDIEISAAGVSERNCFTFIVI